One Microbacterium keratanolyticum DNA window includes the following coding sequences:
- a CDS encoding UPF0182 family membrane protein: MTSTSEPQAATPSPSRRILTVVVTIIAALIAAFFAFSSLFTDFLWFDQLGYTEVLTTKWIATVVMFLVGFIGMAVPLFVTIQLAYRMRPVYVRLSSQLDRYQEVIEPLRRLAMWGMPIFFGLFAGFAAAGSWETVWLWANGVATSTTDPQFGVDTGFYLFAMPFYQALAGFISAVLILCLLVTALVSYLYGAVRIGQGELRISKSARIQLAIIAGLYLLTQAASLWLDRYVTLVTPEDRITGAAYTGANATIPGLAILSIIAALVAVLFFVTAIIGRWRFPLVATGLLLVASLVVGVGYPWAVNTFQVKPNQNAFQAEYYQRNIDATHEAYGIGDLNVTPFKAQTDAEAGQLREDADTTGSIRILDPMIVSPTVQQLEQYRGYYQFNSELDVDRYEIDGEMQDTVVAVRELDVDELGDAGNWNNRAAVYTHGYGLVAAAGNQRTIEGEPVFLERGIPSAGFLTDGEKFEPRVYFGEKSPEYSIVGAPEGTAPVEIDYPRGKEGATDTKTTFEGSGGPAIGNLFTKILYALKFQSEQILFSNLVNEESQILYDRDPKTRVQKVAPYLTLDSDPYPSVVDGRIVWIVDGYTTSSTYPYSSSVALSSAISDANNAAPSFVTDEINYIRNSVKATVDAYDGSVTLYAWDDEDPLLQAWSNIYPTSVEPISEMSGDLMSHVRYPTDLFKVQRTMLGVYHIDDAQSFAQRDNAWQTPNDPQSADNLQSPYYMTMKMPGQESPRFSMFTTFIPASQGENSREVLMGYLAVDSDAGSTAGKKSDTYGELRMLEIDADTTVPGPGQVQNTFDTDPQVAQQLNLLKQGQSEVLPGNLLTLPVGGGLLYVQPVYVEASKGTKLPRLQKILVAFGDRIAFADTLTEALDELFGGDAGATGGDDNVEPAEPTDPTEPTPEVPVTADAAMKAALEDARTAMTARDAALKAGDLAKFAEEDKKLTDAINKLLELDAANSAAPAADDAE, translated from the coding sequence GTGACCTCGACTTCAGAGCCGCAAGCGGCCACACCATCCCCTTCACGACGCATTCTGACTGTCGTCGTGACGATCATCGCGGCGCTCATCGCCGCGTTCTTCGCGTTCTCCTCGCTCTTCACGGACTTCCTCTGGTTCGACCAGCTGGGATACACCGAGGTGCTGACCACGAAGTGGATCGCGACGGTGGTGATGTTCCTCGTCGGGTTCATCGGCATGGCCGTGCCGCTGTTCGTCACGATCCAACTCGCATACCGGATGCGCCCTGTCTACGTGCGTCTGAGCTCACAGCTCGACCGCTACCAGGAGGTCATTGAGCCGCTGCGACGCCTGGCGATGTGGGGCATGCCGATTTTCTTCGGCCTGTTCGCTGGTTTCGCTGCGGCGGGTTCCTGGGAGACTGTCTGGCTCTGGGCCAACGGCGTCGCGACGTCGACCACAGACCCGCAGTTCGGCGTCGACACCGGCTTCTACCTCTTCGCCATGCCGTTCTACCAGGCTCTTGCCGGCTTCATCTCCGCCGTGCTGATCCTGTGCCTGCTCGTCACGGCGCTCGTCTCGTACCTCTACGGCGCGGTGCGCATCGGCCAGGGGGAGCTGCGCATCTCGAAGTCTGCGCGGATCCAGCTCGCCATCATCGCGGGCCTTTATCTGCTCACGCAGGCCGCGAGCCTGTGGCTTGACCGCTACGTCACGCTCGTCACGCCGGAAGACCGGATCACGGGTGCCGCCTACACCGGCGCCAACGCGACGATCCCGGGTCTTGCGATTCTCTCGATCATCGCCGCGCTCGTGGCGGTGCTCTTCTTCGTCACCGCCATCATCGGCCGCTGGCGCTTCCCGCTCGTGGCGACGGGCCTGCTGCTCGTCGCATCCCTCGTCGTCGGGGTCGGCTACCCGTGGGCGGTCAACACCTTCCAGGTGAAGCCGAACCAGAACGCCTTCCAGGCCGAGTACTACCAGCGCAACATCGACGCGACGCACGAGGCCTACGGCATCGGCGACCTCAACGTCACCCCGTTCAAGGCTCAGACGGATGCCGAGGCAGGTCAGCTGCGCGAAGACGCAGACACGACGGGGTCCATCCGCATCTTGGACCCGATGATCGTGAGTCCCACGGTGCAGCAGCTCGAGCAGTACCGCGGCTACTACCAGTTCAACTCCGAACTCGACGTCGACCGCTACGAGATCGACGGCGAGATGCAGGACACCGTCGTCGCCGTGCGTGAGCTCGACGTCGACGAGCTCGGCGACGCCGGCAACTGGAACAACCGGGCCGCGGTGTACACGCACGGCTACGGTCTGGTCGCCGCCGCCGGAAACCAGCGCACGATCGAGGGCGAGCCGGTCTTCCTCGAGCGGGGCATCCCCTCGGCGGGCTTCCTCACGGATGGCGAGAAGTTCGAGCCCCGTGTCTACTTCGGCGAGAAGTCTCCGGAGTACTCGATCGTCGGCGCCCCCGAGGGCACAGCGCCGGTCGAGATCGACTACCCGCGCGGCAAGGAGGGAGCGACCGACACGAAGACCACCTTCGAAGGCTCGGGCGGCCCGGCGATCGGTAACCTCTTCACGAAGATTCTCTATGCGCTCAAGTTCCAGTCCGAGCAGATCCTGTTCTCGAACCTCGTCAACGAAGAGTCGCAGATCCTCTACGACCGTGACCCGAAGACGCGTGTGCAGAAGGTCGCGCCGTACCTGACGCTCGACAGCGACCCGTACCCGAGCGTCGTCGACGGCCGTATCGTCTGGATCGTCGACGGCTACACGACGAGCTCGACCTACCCGTATTCGTCGAGTGTCGCTCTGTCGAGCGCGATCAGCGACGCGAACAACGCTGCTCCCAGCTTCGTGACCGACGAGATCAACTACATCCGCAACTCGGTCAAGGCGACGGTTGACGCGTACGACGGTTCCGTCACGCTCTACGCCTGGGATGACGAAGACCCGCTGCTCCAGGCATGGTCCAACATCTATCCGACCTCGGTCGAGCCGATCAGCGAGATGTCGGGCGATCTCATGAGTCACGTGCGCTACCCGACCGATCTGTTCAAGGTGCAGCGCACCATGCTCGGGGTCTACCACATCGATGACGCGCAGTCCTTCGCGCAGCGTGACAACGCGTGGCAGACGCCGAACGATCCGCAGTCGGCCGACAACCTGCAGTCGCCGTACTACATGACGATGAAGATGCCGGGCCAGGAGTCGCCGCGCTTCTCGATGTTCACGACGTTCATCCCGGCCTCCCAGGGTGAGAACTCGCGTGAGGTGCTCATGGGCTACCTCGCGGTGGATTCGGATGCCGGGTCCACGGCAGGCAAGAAGTCCGACACCTACGGCGAGCTGCGGATGCTCGAGATCGACGCCGACACCACGGTGCCCGGTCCCGGTCAGGTCCAGAACACCTTCGACACAGATCCGCAGGTCGCGCAGCAGCTCAACCTGCTCAAGCAGGGGCAGTCTGAAGTTCTCCCCGGCAACCTGCTCACGCTTCCGGTGGGTGGCGGTCTGCTCTACGTGCAGCCGGTCTACGTCGAGGCGTCCAAGGGAACGAAGCTGCCTCGTCTGCAGAAGATCCTGGTGGCCTTCGGTGACCGAATCGCCTTCGCAGACACCCTGACCGAGGCGCTCGACGAGCTCTTCGGCGGTGACGCCGGCGCGACCGGCGGCGACGACAACGTCGAGCCTGCTGAGCCGACGGACCCGACGGAGCCGACTCCGGAGGTGCCGGTGACCGCCGATGCGGCCATGAAGGCCGCGCTCGAAGACGCACGCACCGCGATGACGGCTCGTGATGCCGCGCTCAAGGCGGGCGATCTTGCGAAGTTCGCCGAGGAAGACAAGAAGCTCACCGACGCGATCAACAAGCTGCTGGAGCTGGACGCGGCGAACTCGGCCGCACCGGCTGCCGACGACGCTGAGTAG
- a CDS encoding carbon-nitrogen hydrolase family protein, whose protein sequence is MSAASLVTVAVCQFAPTADREDNLLRIAEQTRTAAARGARLIVFPEYASYFVAPFDVTLRENAEELDGPFVQSLRAIAYEHDVTIVAGLVERGGDAALVRNALVAVDATGIRARYRKQHLYDAFGARESEWLSAGDIGAPETFEVGGIRFGLMTCYDLRFPEVGRTLVDAGADALIVPAEWVRGPLKEHHWVTLLEARAIENTAYVIAADHPAPVGVGHSAVIDPQGVRIAGIGSEEGVAIAELDAELIARTREINPVLRVRRYRVVPAE, encoded by the coding sequence ATGTCTGCTGCGTCTCTCGTCACCGTCGCCGTCTGCCAGTTCGCGCCCACAGCCGACCGAGAGGACAATCTGCTGCGTATCGCCGAGCAGACGCGCACCGCCGCGGCCCGAGGCGCGCGGCTCATCGTGTTTCCCGAGTACGCCAGCTACTTCGTCGCCCCTTTCGATGTCACGCTGCGTGAGAACGCCGAAGAACTGGACGGGCCTTTCGTGCAGAGTCTTCGCGCGATCGCCTACGAGCACGATGTGACGATCGTCGCGGGCCTCGTCGAACGGGGCGGCGACGCCGCGCTCGTCCGCAACGCCCTGGTCGCGGTCGACGCCACCGGCATCCGGGCGCGGTACCGCAAGCAGCACCTGTACGACGCCTTCGGCGCACGCGAATCGGAGTGGCTGAGCGCGGGAGACATCGGCGCCCCCGAGACGTTCGAGGTCGGCGGCATCCGCTTCGGACTCATGACCTGCTACGACCTGCGCTTCCCCGAGGTGGGGCGCACCCTCGTCGACGCCGGGGCAGACGCATTGATCGTGCCGGCGGAGTGGGTCCGCGGTCCGCTCAAGGAGCACCACTGGGTGACTCTTCTCGAAGCCAGGGCGATCGAGAACACCGCCTACGTGATCGCCGCGGACCATCCCGCACCGGTCGGCGTCGGACACTCCGCGGTGATCGATCCGCAGGGGGTGCGCATCGCCGGAATAGGTAGCGAAGAGGGCGTGGCGATCGCAGAACTCGACGCCGAGTTGATCGCGCGCACCCGAGAGATCAACCCGGTGCTGCGCGTGCGTCGCTATCGCGTCGTGCCCGCCGAGTAG
- a CDS encoding zinc-dependent metalloprotease translates to MADNDPNPEDFQEFLRRMFEASGTDFDLSALQNMEGLEGLRLDPAMMAGFMQQFQNAFNGDPWEAAQRAALHIANREGLSVTDGSRHSVADAFGLANLWLSEATTISELAEPARVMTRGEWVERTLPVWKEVASPVSTSIADALTTALDSQVPDDMKGVVEGAGRLMRGLGGSLFAAQFGQVLGNLSLEVVSGGDVGIPVLPPGTAAVIPQNLATFGEGLEIPEDQIALYLATRELAYARLYRHARWLHLHVMSQITDFARGVTVDVDALEDLAGRLDPSNPEELRTAIEEGALLPTQSDAQREALERLENLIALIDGWVDVVTTEATARLPESARIAESARRRRAAGGPAEDALGALVGLKLRPRRLREAAAMWRAVTDAVGIADRDALWDYPDLMPTAEDIDNPEALVARLQAHARGEQPQPDEFDEALARLLDGDDFSAPADEADAAPSESDGDSDADPDDDSTGGERPV, encoded by the coding sequence ATGGCAGACAACGACCCGAACCCCGAAGACTTCCAAGAGTTCCTGCGCCGCATGTTTGAAGCATCCGGCACCGATTTCGACCTGAGCGCACTGCAGAACATGGAGGGCCTGGAAGGACTGCGTCTCGACCCGGCGATGATGGCCGGCTTCATGCAGCAGTTCCAGAACGCGTTCAACGGAGACCCGTGGGAGGCCGCGCAGCGCGCCGCGCTGCACATCGCCAACCGCGAAGGGCTGAGCGTCACGGATGGGAGCCGCCACTCCGTCGCGGACGCCTTCGGACTCGCGAATCTCTGGCTGAGCGAGGCCACGACGATCTCCGAGCTCGCCGAGCCCGCACGCGTCATGACCCGCGGCGAATGGGTGGAGCGCACGCTGCCCGTGTGGAAAGAGGTCGCCTCCCCCGTCTCGACGAGCATCGCGGATGCGCTGACGACTGCATTGGACAGCCAGGTTCCCGACGACATGAAGGGTGTGGTCGAAGGCGCGGGGCGTCTGATGCGAGGGCTCGGGGGGTCACTCTTCGCGGCGCAGTTCGGTCAGGTGCTCGGAAACCTGTCACTCGAGGTCGTGAGCGGCGGAGACGTGGGCATCCCGGTCCTGCCGCCGGGAACGGCGGCCGTGATCCCGCAGAATCTCGCCACCTTCGGGGAGGGACTTGAGATTCCCGAAGACCAGATCGCCCTGTATCTCGCCACCCGCGAGCTCGCCTACGCGCGGCTGTATCGCCACGCACGCTGGCTGCATCTGCATGTGATGAGCCAGATCACCGACTTCGCCCGGGGCGTCACCGTCGACGTGGACGCGCTCGAAGACCTGGCCGGTCGCCTCGACCCGAGCAACCCCGAAGAACTGCGCACCGCGATCGAGGAGGGCGCGCTGCTGCCGACGCAGAGCGACGCCCAGCGTGAGGCTCTCGAGCGCCTCGAGAACCTCATCGCGCTGATCGACGGCTGGGTCGATGTCGTCACGACCGAGGCGACCGCGCGCCTCCCAGAGAGCGCACGCATCGCCGAGTCCGCGCGACGCCGTCGTGCCGCAGGAGGCCCCGCCGAAGACGCCCTCGGTGCGCTCGTCGGCCTCAAGCTGAGGCCGCGCCGACTGCGCGAAGCGGCCGCCATGTGGCGTGCGGTCACCGACGCGGTCGGCATCGCTGATCGCGACGCTCTCTGGGACTATCCCGACCTCATGCCCACCGCGGAAGACATCGACAACCCGGAAGCACTCGTGGCCCGCCTGCAGGCGCACGCACGCGGCGAGCAGCCACAGCCCGACGAGTTCGACGAGGCGCTTGCGCGACTGCTCGACGGCGACGACTTCTCCGCGCCGGCGGATGAGGCGGATGCTGCGCCGAGCGAGTCCGACGGGGACTCCGACGCAGACCCAGATGACGATTCCACGGGCGGAGAGCGCCCGGTCTGA
- a CDS encoding aminotransferase class I/II-fold pyridoxal phosphate-dependent enzyme, protein MGIVSGAWRRTAAGAGLLSASGEVAPTIFAEMSALAARTGAINLGQGFPDQDGPDVVLEAAREAIARGANQYPPGRGIPDLLAAISEHQQRFYGLSVDPDREVIVTAGATEALAATLLALIDSPDDEVVVFEPFYDSYAAIIALSGARLRTVPLRRPDFQPDLAELAAAVSDRTRIILVNDPHNPTGTVFSAQVQQEIVRLADRHDAIIVTDEVYEHLTFDSAHVPIATLPGAAERTLTISSAGKTFSVTGWKIGWVHGPAALITAALTVKQFLTYVNGSPFQPAVAVGLRLGEDYFRGAASAFADKHALLGDGLRAAGFTVSPPQGGYFTVADATALGGADAAAFCRELPERAGVVAIPLSAFVLPEHRDDYAGLVRFAACKKREVLEEAVERLGSL, encoded by the coding sequence ATGGGAATTGTGTCCGGAGCCTGGCGCCGCACCGCCGCAGGAGCAGGCCTGCTGTCTGCCAGCGGAGAGGTGGCGCCCACCATCTTCGCAGAGATGTCGGCCCTCGCGGCCCGAACCGGTGCGATCAATCTGGGTCAGGGCTTCCCCGACCAGGACGGCCCGGATGTCGTCCTGGAGGCCGCCCGCGAAGCGATCGCACGCGGCGCGAATCAGTACCCGCCCGGGCGCGGCATCCCGGATCTCCTCGCTGCGATCAGTGAGCACCAACAGCGCTTCTACGGCCTCTCCGTCGATCCGGATCGTGAGGTCATCGTCACCGCCGGCGCGACCGAGGCGCTGGCTGCAACGCTCCTTGCTCTGATCGACTCCCCCGACGACGAGGTCGTCGTCTTCGAGCCGTTCTACGACTCCTATGCGGCCATCATCGCGCTGTCCGGGGCGCGACTGCGGACCGTTCCGCTGCGGCGTCCGGATTTCCAACCCGATCTTGCGGAGCTCGCCGCTGCTGTCAGCGATCGCACCCGCATCATCCTCGTCAACGATCCGCACAACCCGACAGGGACGGTGTTCAGCGCGCAGGTGCAGCAGGAGATCGTCCGGCTCGCAGACCGCCACGACGCGATCATCGTGACGGATGAGGTGTATGAGCATCTGACCTTCGACAGCGCGCACGTCCCGATCGCGACGCTCCCGGGTGCCGCCGAGCGCACACTCACGATCTCCTCGGCGGGCAAGACCTTCTCGGTGACCGGCTGGAAGATCGGTTGGGTGCACGGGCCTGCCGCACTCATCACTGCGGCCCTCACGGTCAAGCAGTTCCTCACATACGTCAACGGCAGCCCGTTCCAGCCTGCCGTCGCCGTGGGACTGCGCCTCGGCGAGGACTATTTCCGCGGCGCAGCATCCGCCTTCGCCGACAAGCACGCGCTCCTCGGCGACGGCCTCCGAGCTGCGGGCTTCACCGTGAGCCCACCCCAGGGCGGATACTTCACGGTGGCGGATGCCACGGCGCTCGGCGGTGCGGATGCGGCGGCCTTCTGCCGAGAACTCCCCGAGCGTGCCGGTGTGGTGGCCATCCCGCTCTCGGCTTTCGTCCTCCCGGAGCACCGCGACGACTATGCGGGACTCGTCCGTTTCGCCGCCTGCAAAAAGCGCGAGGTGCTGGAAGAGGCCGTCGAGCGCCTAGGCTCCCTCTGA
- a CDS encoding ATP-dependent helicase, whose translation MSALDGLDERQREAASVLRGPVAVLAGAGTGKTRVITHRIAHGVETGAYTPSRVMAVTFTAKAAGELRGRLRRLGVEGVAARTFHAAALSQLGFFWPTLAGAPAPAIVDNKVRLLAQAVESLRMRPDTATLRDIASEIEWRKVSMLSIDEAVGRGRVVGKLPPSTLADIMRAYETLKDERRQLDFEDVLLACAGMLEAEPRVAAAVHEQYRHFTVDEFQDVSPLQNRLLELWLGDRKDLCVVGDASQTIYSFAGADQKYLLEFERRYPDATVVRLETNYRSAGPMLAAANALMRGRSGALELTPARAHPAAEPPLVTAYETETDEAAGIARRVAARIAEGESPQDIAVLYRANAQSAVLLSALAAAGVATTTLGGKRFFDMPEVRQAILALRGAAVAPNDLGFLPTVRDVLRSLGFREDPPEAGGALRDGWEARRALLRLAEEAPPGMTLRVFSDQLLARAKDQHEPTLQTVTLSTLHAAKGLEWPHVYLAGWGEGALPISYAKGFDAIDEERRLAYVGITRAARTLELSWSRTAGRGEREPSRFLGEIGSGILRESAPRAIRGGRRF comes from the coding sequence ATGAGCGCGCTGGATGGACTGGACGAACGACAGCGCGAAGCAGCATCTGTGCTCCGCGGTCCCGTCGCCGTGCTCGCCGGTGCCGGGACGGGAAAGACGCGTGTCATCACGCATCGCATCGCCCACGGCGTCGAGACGGGCGCGTACACGCCGTCGCGTGTCATGGCTGTCACGTTCACGGCGAAGGCGGCAGGCGAGCTGCGAGGCCGTCTGCGTCGACTCGGAGTAGAGGGCGTGGCCGCGAGGACCTTCCACGCGGCAGCGCTCTCGCAACTCGGCTTCTTCTGGCCGACACTCGCTGGCGCCCCTGCACCGGCGATCGTCGACAACAAGGTGCGGCTGCTCGCCCAGGCCGTCGAAAGCCTGCGGATGCGTCCCGACACTGCGACGCTGCGCGATATCGCCTCCGAGATCGAGTGGCGCAAGGTGTCGATGCTGTCGATCGATGAGGCCGTCGGGCGGGGACGCGTCGTGGGCAAGCTCCCGCCGTCGACGCTCGCCGACATCATGCGCGCGTACGAGACGTTGAAGGACGAGCGCCGCCAGCTGGACTTCGAGGATGTCCTGCTGGCCTGCGCCGGGATGCTGGAGGCCGAGCCCCGAGTCGCCGCCGCGGTGCACGAGCAGTACCGGCACTTCACGGTGGACGAGTTCCAGGACGTCTCGCCTCTGCAGAACAGGCTCCTGGAACTGTGGCTCGGCGACCGCAAAGACCTCTGCGTCGTGGGGGATGCCTCGCAGACCATCTATTCCTTCGCGGGGGCCGACCAGAAGTACCTGCTGGAGTTCGAGCGACGTTATCCCGATGCCACGGTCGTGCGTCTGGAGACGAACTACCGTTCCGCGGGTCCCATGCTCGCGGCGGCGAACGCGCTGATGCGCGGGCGCTCCGGCGCGCTGGAACTCACACCCGCTCGCGCTCACCCCGCGGCGGAGCCGCCACTCGTCACCGCCTACGAGACCGAGACCGACGAGGCTGCGGGCATCGCTCGACGCGTCGCCGCGCGGATCGCAGAGGGTGAGTCCCCGCAGGACATCGCCGTCCTCTACCGTGCGAATGCGCAGTCTGCCGTGCTGCTGTCGGCGCTCGCCGCTGCCGGGGTCGCCACGACGACTCTCGGCGGCAAGCGTTTCTTCGACATGCCCGAGGTGCGTCAGGCGATCCTTGCGCTGCGAGGCGCAGCGGTCGCCCCGAACGATCTCGGCTTCCTGCCGACGGTGCGCGATGTGCTGCGCAGCCTCGGCTTCCGTGAGGATCCGCCCGAGGCCGGCGGGGCGCTGCGCGACGGCTGGGAAGCCCGCCGCGCGCTGCTGCGCTTGGCCGAGGAAGCCCCGCCGGGTATGACCCTTCGCGTCTTCAGCGACCAGCTGCTTGCTCGCGCGAAAGACCAGCACGAGCCCACGCTGCAGACGGTGACGCTGTCGACGCTGCACGCAGCGAAGGGGTTGGAATGGCCGCACGTCTACCTCGCAGGGTGGGGCGAGGGCGCGCTGCCGATCTCGTACGCCAAGGGCTTCGACGCGATCGACGAGGAGCGTCGCCTCGCCTACGTCGGCATCACGCGAGCCGCGCGAACGCTGGAGCTGTCGTGGTCCCGCACGGCAGGACGAGGGGAGCGCGAACCGTCTCGCTTCCTGGGAGAGATCGGCAGTGGCATTCTTCGTGAAAGCGCACCACGCGCGATTCGCGGTGGCCGTCGCTTCTGA
- a CDS encoding YlbL family protein, whose product MTQPRTEATRTKVGLTALAIALVALVALTFLPTPYVIQKPGPVYNTLGTALDADGEEIPLIQIDDAETFPTEGALDLTTVQVVGSRERPVSWFELALAWVDSSKAVVPIESVFPEGVTREQREQRNSMLMVDSQHEATAAALRQLGEEVPATISVVEVLEDGASAGLLEADDQITEIDGVAVSDMDALRAKIQEAEGKAVALTVVRDDEEQTVTVTPQKREANGTTTWLIGVTLMLEYEFPIDVTLQLNNVGGPSAGLMFALGIIDVLTPGELNGGETVAGTGTINGLGDVGPIGGIRQKLYGARDAGATYFFAPEANCAEVVGHVPDGLQVVKTATLDDALDALEVIAEGGDVADLPTCTAAAK is encoded by the coding sequence GTGACGCAGCCGCGTACAGAAGCCACTCGCACCAAGGTGGGACTCACCGCGCTCGCGATCGCACTCGTCGCTCTCGTGGCGCTGACCTTCCTGCCGACTCCCTACGTGATCCAGAAGCCCGGGCCCGTCTACAACACCCTCGGCACGGCTCTGGATGCCGACGGCGAAGAGATCCCGCTCATCCAGATCGATGACGCCGAGACGTTTCCCACCGAGGGTGCGCTCGACCTCACGACCGTCCAGGTTGTCGGCAGCCGGGAGCGCCCGGTGTCGTGGTTCGAGCTCGCGCTCGCGTGGGTCGATTCCTCCAAGGCTGTCGTCCCCATCGAGAGCGTCTTCCCGGAGGGCGTGACGCGCGAGCAGCGCGAGCAGCGCAACTCGATGCTGATGGTCGACTCCCAGCACGAGGCGACGGCCGCCGCTCTGCGCCAACTCGGTGAAGAGGTCCCGGCGACGATCTCCGTCGTCGAGGTGCTCGAGGACGGAGCCTCTGCAGGGCTGCTCGAGGCAGACGATCAGATCACCGAGATCGACGGCGTTGCGGTATCCGATATGGATGCGCTGCGCGCGAAGATCCAGGAGGCCGAGGGGAAGGCTGTCGCGCTCACCGTCGTCCGCGATGACGAGGAGCAGACCGTCACGGTCACGCCGCAGAAGCGCGAGGCGAACGGCACGACGACCTGGCTCATCGGTGTCACGCTCATGCTCGAGTACGAGTTCCCGATCGATGTGACGCTGCAGCTCAACAACGTCGGCGGTCCGAGCGCCGGGCTCATGTTCGCCCTCGGGATCATCGACGTCCTCACTCCGGGGGAGCTCAACGGCGGGGAGACTGTCGCAGGCACCGGCACGATCAACGGTCTCGGCGACGTGGGGCCAATCGGCGGCATCCGTCAGAAGCTCTACGGCGCTCGCGACGCGGGTGCGACATACTTCTTCGCCCCGGAAGCCAACTGCGCCGAAGTCGTGGGGCATGTTCCGGACGGGCTGCAGGTCGTCAAGACCGCGACGCTGGATGATGCGCTGGACGCTCTGGAGGTCATCGCCGAGGGTGGCGACGTCGCCGACCTGCCGACCTGCACGGCAGCGGCGAAGTAG